The Huiozyma naganishii CBS 8797 chromosome 6, complete genome genome includes a window with the following:
- the KNAG0F02300 gene encoding uncharacterized protein (similar to Saccharomyces cerevisiae YBR241C and VPS73 (YGL104C); ancestral locus Anc_6.155): MRQSYKVAGVLYGSVSVVAMQLGMLNFPQFVATCTEFLVPNELVENRGPFQELMQCIPMENDIGLSMITSALFSGGAVGCLISDYCNFYHVFPLRWEFLGALALEGLSLLGLVYSESIHGVAMWRFVGGLGCGVVLGIVPTYVDLLTELKLMPKQVANLGYMVSLALGVAVCQVVSWPVIDSFNWRWIFVYHLILVVGNMLAVLTMLVESPKWYLIMRDKAGTKESLRQYLEGTQEEHDISRVIDKWGQELDDIVRLHLESTASNTVYERIRYWILYVYRNLADVGPLTTKMVLVQCFNFNFMDLYGIKVIKEIMPDSTFPVNVALSCLNVALPFASVYLWEEVRSQVDWRAGHIFVYLSITAAYFFVFLSFHYHSKLAFMVSMVFLSVTTHTLMTSEPLINLAEGSDDPMVHHQQIPMKRYSRLCYWVGGAILAYCFPLVFDLIGHRAMFLIGLLPCISLLIVLT, translated from the coding sequence ATGAGACAGAGTTACAAAGTGGCTGGCGTGCTGTATGGGTCCGTTAGTGTGGTGGCGATGCAGCTTGGGATGCTGAACTTCCCGCAGTTTGTGGCTACCTGTACGGAGTTCCTAGTCCCCAATGAGCTCGTTGAGAACAGGGGTCCCTTCCAAGAGTTGATGCAGTGCATCCCCATGGAGAACGACATTGGACTGAGCATGATTACCAGTGCACTGTTTTCAGGGGGGGCAGTAGGGTGTCTTATCAGCGATTATTGCAACTTCTACCATGTCTTCCCGCTGAGATGGGAGTTTCTAGGTGCGCTGGCCTTGGAAGGTTTGAGTCTGCTAGGGTTGGTCTACAGTGAATCCATACATGGTGTTGCAATGTGGAGGTTTGTTGGTGGGCTCGGTTGTGGTGTTGTCTTGGGTATCGTGCCGACGTACGTAGATCTGCTCACAGAGTTGAAGTTAATGCCGAAGCAGGTCGCAAACTTGGGTTACATGGTGAGTTTAGCACTCGGGGTGGCCGTGTGTCAAGTTGTATCGTGGCCTGTGATTGACTCCTTCAATTGGAGGTGGATATTTGTGTATCATTTGATACTAGTTGTGGGCAACATGCTGGCAGTTCTGACAATGTTGGTGGAGTCCCCCAAGTGGTACTTGATAATGCGGGATAAAGCTGGTACAAAGGAATCCCTTCGTCAGTATCTAGAAGGTACCCAGGAAGAGCATGATATTTCAAGGGTCATTGACAAGTGGGGACAAGAACTGGATGATATTGTCCGTTTACACCTGGAGAGTACCGCATCAAATACAGTTTATGAGAGGATCCGGTACTGGATACTGTACGTGTACAGAAACCTCGCAGATGTTGGACCTCTGACTACGAAGATGGTGCTCGTGCAgtgtttcaatttcaacttcatgGATCTGTACGGGATCAAAGTCATCAAAGAGATCATGCCAGATTCCACATTCCCTGTCAACGTAGCTCTATCATGTCTCAACGTCGCTTTGCCCTTCGCAAGCGTGTACCTTTGGGAGGAAGTACGCTCACAGGTTGATTGGAGGGCAGGGCACATCTTTGTGTACCTTTCGATCACAGCGGCGTACTTCTTTGTGTTCCTGTCATTCCACTACCATTCGAAGCTCGCTTTCATGGTATCCATGGTATTCTTGAGTGTAACGACACATACGCTGATGACTAGTGAACCGCTCATCAACCTCGCCGAAGGTAGCGACGACCCAATGGTACACCACCAGCAGATCCCCATGAAACGGTACAGCAGGCTGTGCTACTGGGTGGGCGGCGCGATACTGGCGTACTGTTTCCCGCTGGTGTTCGACCTGATAGGCCACCGCGCCATGTTTCTAATCGGGCTACTGCCCTGCATTTCACTACTAATTGTTCTTACGTAG
- the CUE3 gene encoding Cue3p (similar to Saccharomyces cerevisiae CUE3 (YGL110C); ancestral locus Anc_6.145) → MVVDIEGHVDTIRLHIVRFPPLKLRAQLVEKDPVVWLHLIEAYVQHCEWLLQQHHLDLLEEATWDELRIWVRTYMHEMASEEGKLVSLGANHDVTEQLKVLRAWVFELVKTCGLLQLQVFGELLWDMIKLYIAGNCKTVRRLVLGDLPPKINTQKAQINRIVQVQSYLKQLIESNHFDRTDLKSFQNLLKNNEDETHFTEKFVNGNWVEILEALWGKGKGKFASIAMHLMITSLYNLSTEHIASLVKSLDITNVEGLLIYPLLGSVLTSPQLLSETPTLAQALPFLALTNNHDTAESTAIKVDEQGVQALQDLFPDLTRNQVFQLLQTYSNDVESITDKLLEDPTFVDSLPAEVDEDNTANSSEIKLRKVKRGAGTASTKHVPDEVRNKTLARALALMYQEDEDERDDTYDEPTAEINRTAKVSFDSTAKDDNDDGDVHGVNSEMERRQREETAEKYLWELLKQDKVLFMRTKRGSADRKNMRKHTNWSDEQIEGWARMIERSPQRARLLEDKYMWTGNSRGGKTSYVHNKQPAPKPKDIAPEQDEVLTEDPKGPSPKHNKKKKASTGNHNRRMAHGKKLSVGR, encoded by the coding sequence ATGGTGGTAGACATCGAAGGGCATGTGGATACAATTAGATTACATATTGTGAGGTTCCCACCACTGAAGTTGAGGGCTCAGCTGGTTGAGAAAGACCCAGTCGTATGGTTGCATTTGATAGAAGCGTATGTGCAGCACTGCGAGTGGCTTCTACAACAGCACCATTTGGATTTGCTGGAAGAGGCCACCTGGGATGAATTGAGGATCTGGGTGAGAACGTACATGCACGAGATGGCGTCTGAAGAGGGGAAACTGGTTTCATTGGGGGCAAACCATGACGTTACTGAGCAACTGAAAGTGCTTAGAGCTTGGGTGTTCGAATTGGTGAAAACGTGTGGTTTACTCCAGTTGCAAGTGTTTGGAGAGCTGCTCTGGGATATGATTAAACTCTACATCGCAGGAAACTGTAAGACGGTTAGACGGTTGGTCCTCGGAGACCTCCCACCCAAAATTAATACGCAGAAGGCCCAGATAAACAGAATTGTACAGGTCCAGTCGTACTTGAAACAGCTGATAGAATCTAACCATTTTGATAGAACGGATCTGAAGTCTTTCCAAAACCTCTTGAAGAATAATGAGGATGAGACACACTTCACTGAAAAGTTTGTGAATGGCAACTGGGTTGAGATTCTAGAAGCTCTTTGGGGGAAGGGCAAAGGTAAGTTCGCCTCCATAGCAATGCATTTAATGATCACATCACTGTACAATTTGTCTACAGAACATATTGCATCGTTAGTCAAAAGTCTGGACATTACAAACGTCGAAGGTCTTTTGATTTATCCACTACTTGGTTCAGTGTTGACGAGTCCGCAGCTATTAAGTGAAACCCCAACATTAGCGCAAGCGCTTCCCTTCCTAGCACTTACCAATAATCATGATACGGCTGAGTCGACTGCCATTAAAGTGGATGAACAAGGGGTTCAAGCGTTGCAGGACCTTTTCCCAGATTTAACAAGGAATCAAGTATTCCAGTTGTTACAAACGTATAGCAACGATGTTGAATCGATCACGGATAAGCTGCTAGAAGATCCAACGTTTGTGGATAGTTTACCTGCAGAGGTTGACGAGGATAATACAGCAAACAGCTCAGAGATCAAACTGCGCAAAGTCAAACGTGGTGCTGGGACTGCCAGTACCAAGCATGTTCCTGACGAAGTTAGAAACAAAACGCTTGCTAGGGCACTAGCATTGATGTAccaagaagatgaagatgaaaGAGATGATACCTATGATGAACCTACTGCTGAGATCAACAGAACTGCCAAGGTATCATTTGACAGTACCGCGAAAGACGACAACGACGATGGCGATGTCCACGGGGTAAATAGCGAGATGGAACGCCGCCAAAGGGAGGAGACCGCGGAGAAGTATCTATGGGAGCTACTCAAGCAGGATAAAGTTCTGTTCATGAGGACGAAGCGAGGTTCAGCTGATAGGAAGAACATGCGGAAGCATACCAACTGGTCGGACGAGCAAATTGAGGGGTGGGCTCGTATGATAGAGAGATCGCCGCAGAGGGCCAGGCTGCTCGAGGACAAGTATATGTGGACGGGCAATAGCAGAGGTGGGAAGACGTCGTATGTCCACAACAAACAACCGGCTCCGAAGCCGAAAGACATCGCCCCAGAGCAAGACGAGGTCCTTACAGAGGATCCTAAGGGACCCTCTCCAAAACataacaagaagaaaaaggcaAGTACCGGTAACCACAACAGAAGGATGGCACATGGTAAGAAACTGTCAGTGGGTCGCTAA
- the RMD9 gene encoding Rmd9p (similar to Saccharomyces cerevisiae YBR238C and RMD9 (YGL107C); ancestral locus Anc_6.150) — protein sequence MMKKMQRVDGEGGRQSSAKRSTTGLGEQVRMLFRGVSCASRNSAVLQGVRASGGLSLWWNSDNGRRVYSSQGGSRLGSTMVPPPVDSPYYHQLCAFDDSVNTSLNDTQFRRPSFKQGRKVGSPQQGANTPLFWDSLTRAVHLYQELVSCPELTDSRVSSLVNLIHNALRINRIQLIKLNKKPDYDSNSFNTEMVRYLTTNLKSITEDILAHKVKINEYGMMHLLTSYRELSLTDDLIQFWKSAVNDDQLNTVAMQPKCVGVMLPILYEHANITFHGLVLLYEKSSNMLSFKHPNLLLGMLKASLLAQENEYAVNIFKEMCDVCDVKKSRYLNDAHLSFIGGCKDIVVAETYFDKAISNEMFYKVVLQVSTVNQFLNNIWNEIEDKDKMTSVWLKTVQRYNEQNLNLGVLSSLNNTFFDIFFKKCYAADKVEGFKNLQGLMQQYQEIKSIDEPMLNIILGKCTVWNDGEVIDYVKSLFSTHNIPETIVTKRIMLKCIGSIKDGVTDETLWRQWVELITKLDSLGHTYIANADWAALRDATVTWAQSNESDPAALDRINFYLAMVKMFKPYCRDSNQEKRILNGLAASYPILEPHLKEFDSVDVEKYQMPPLKCLEFNNNHI from the coding sequence atgatgaagaagatgcAGAGAGTAGATGGGGAGGGGGGGCGACAGAGCAGTGCAAAGAGAAGCACGACAGGTCTAGGAGAGCAGGTCAGAATGTTATTCAGGGGTGTAAGCTGTGCCAGTAGAAACAGCGCGGTTTTGCAGGGTGTCCGTGCGAGTGGTGGTTTGAGTCTGTGGTGGAACAGCGACAATGGGAGGCGGGTGTACAGTTCACAGGGTGGGTCTCGGTTGGGTTCGACCATGGTGCCCCCCCCAGTGGACTCCCCCTACTACCACCAGCTATGTGCCTTTGACGACAGTGTGAACACGTCCCTGAACGATACTCAATTCAGAAGACCGTCCTTCAAGCAGGGAAGGAAGGTTGGTTCGCCGCAGCAGGGGGCAAATACGCCGCTGTTCTGGGACTCCCTCACGAGAGCTGTCCATCTATATCAGGAACTTGTGAGTTGTCCAGAGCTGACAGATTCGCGGGTTTCGTCCCTCGTGAACCTGATACACAATGCGCTCCGTATCAATAGGATCCAGTTGatcaaattgaacaagaaaccGGACTACGATTCGAACTCGTTCAACACGGAGATGGTGCGATACCTGACGACAAACTTGAAGTCCATCACAGAGGACATCTTGGCGCATAAAGTTAAAATTAACGAGTACGGGATGATGCACTTGCTAACCTCGTACAGGGAGTTGTCCCTCACGGACGATCTAATACAGTTCTGGAAATCTGCAGTGAACGATGACCAGTTGAACACTGTCGCGATGCAACCCAAGTGCGTTGGTGTGATGCTGCCAATTCTGTACGAGCATGCAAATATAACGTTCCACGGCTTGGTCTTGCTCTACGAGAAGAGTAGTAACATGCTCTCTTTTAAGCACCCTAACCTTTTGCTCGGAATGTTAAAGGCCAGTTTGCTTGCACAGGAGAACGAGTATGCGGTGAACATCTTTAAAGAGATGTGCGACGTGTGCGACGTCAAGAAATCCAGATACTTGAATGACGCGCATCTCTCGTTTATCGGCGGTTGCAAAGACATCGTTGTCGCAGAAACATACTTCGATAAGGCGATATCGAATGAAATGTTCTACAAAGTAGTCTTACAAGTATCCACTGTGAaccagtttttgaacaacatTTGGAACGAGATTGAAGACAAGGACAAGATGACTTCAGTGTGGTTGAAGACGGTGCAACGGTACAACGAGCAGAATTTGAACCTTGGGGTGTTGTCGTCTCTGAACAACACGTTcttcgatattttcttcaagaagtgCTACGCAGCGGACAAGGTAGAGGGTTTCAAAAACCTTCAAGGGTTAATGCAGCAGTACCAAGAGATCAAGAGCATCGATGAACCCATGTTGAACATCATTCTGGGGAAGTGTACGGTTTGGAACGACGGCGAAGTGATTGACTACGTGAAGAGCCTGTTCTCCACACACAACATTCCTGAAACCATTGTCACTAAGAGGATTATGTTGAAGTGCATTGGTTCTATTAAAGATGGAGTCACAGACGAAACCTTGTGGAGGCAATGGGTCGAACTGATCACGAAGTTGGACTCGCTGGGCCATACTTACATTGCAAACGCAGATTGGGCTGCCCTGAGAGATGCCACCGTAACATGGGCCCAGTCTAACGAATCAGATCCTGCCGCACTCGACAGGATCAACTTTTACCTAGCGATGGTCAAGATGTTTAAACCGTACTGCAGAGACTCTAACCAGGAGAAGAGGATCCTGAATGGGCTGGCTGCATCGTATCCCATCTTGGAACCACATTTGAAGGAATTTGATTCCGTGGACGTGGAAAAGTACCAAATGCCCCCATTGAAATGCTTGGAATTCAATAACAACCATATATAG
- the ARC40 gene encoding Arc40p (similar to Saccharomyces cerevisiae ARC40 (YBR234C); ancestral locus Anc_6.143), protein MSYAAAKFPSNADKSVLSVFKLIKGPIYSHCYNADRSLLAITSDNKCLVFQLSGTKQPRMFATLENHDKVVTAVDMSIHGRIVTCSQDRNAYVWEPLSDGTYKPTLVLLRINRAATCVKWAPNGYKFAVGSSARIIAVCYYEHDNNWWVSKHIKKPIKSTVNCLEWHSNGVLLACGGTDGFVRVFSGFVKGLDSKDIMANSPWGTKFPFGSLIREYYHGDYIHAVEWRSNLEKLAFVTHNGTLGIVDHQDHLQEVNSPDGLPFRALVWINDHEILCAGYSCHPVLFAESSQQWKFAKNLDKAARSSSPATTGQPGATGDAEEEENPTFGISALRKFKELDLKGKVSTEQQESAHDNAIVQLLPFAESNGQVVQVSSCGLDGKVVLYNV, encoded by the coding sequence ATGTCGTACGCTGCTGCTAAGTTCCCATCCAATGCTGACAAGTCGGTCTTGTCCGTTTTCAAGCTGATCAAAGGTCCCATCTACTCGCACTGCTACAATGCTGACAGATCCCTATTGGCGATAACTTCTGACAACAAGTGCCTGGTGTTCCAATTGAGTGGCACTAAGCAGCCACGTATGTTTGCTACGTTAGAGAACCACGACAAAGTGGTGACCGCTGTGGATATGTCCATCCATGGGCGTATTGTGACTTGTTCGCAGGACAGAAATGCCTACGTTTGGGAACCCCTAAGCGATGGGACGTACAAGCCTACGCTGGTTCTGTTGCGTATTAACCGTGCGGCTACCTGTGTGAAATGGGCACCCAATGGGTACAAGTTTGCTGTCGGGTCCAGTGCGAGAATCATCGCAGTGTGCTACTACGAACATGACAACAATTGGTGGGTGTCCAAACATATCAAAAAGCCCATTAAATCAACGGTCAACTGTTTGGAATGGCATTCCAACGGTGTTTTGCTGGCCTGTGGGGGTACGGATGGGTTTGTGAGGGTCTTTTCTGGGTTCGTCAAAGGTTTGGACTCCAAAGATATTATGGCAAACTCCCCCTGGGGCACCAAGTTCCCCTTCGGCTCCCTGATCAGGGAGTACTATCACGGTGATTACATCCACGCGGTTGAATGGCGCAGcaatttggagaaactaGCATTTGTGACCCACAACGGTACTTTGGGTATCGTTGACCACCAGGATCACTTACAAGAGGTCAATTCTCCAGATGGTTTGCCCTTCAGAGCTCTGGTCTGGATCAACGACCATGAAATACTGTGTGCCGGTTACTCTTGCCACCCTGTTCTCTTTGCAGAATCCTCGCAGCAGTGGAAATTTGCTAAGAACTTGGACAAGGCAGCCCGTTCTTCCTCCCCAGCCACCACCGGTCAGCCCGGTGCCACGGGAGatgcagaggaggaggagaaccCGACTTTTGGGATATCAGCCTTGAGAAAATTCAAGGAATTGGATTTGAAGGGTAAAGTATCCACTGAACAGCAAGAGAGCGCCCACGACAATGCAATCGTGCAACTGTTGCCATTCGCCGAATCCAACGGCCAGGTCGTTCAAGTTTCGTCTTGCGGGCTGGATGGTAAAGTCGTCTTGTACAATGTGTAA
- the KNAG0F02330 gene encoding uncharacterized protein (similar to Saccharomyces cerevisiae YGL108C; ancestral locus Anc_6.149), translating into MGVCGSKSESSIGSSATPVRRTAPAKRTTATAAQPQSKRKAASSSTHKEKKQPTESHGVTLGSATDNGAIPDVVSDDLHETKQLSPREAARLAAEKRAQEREQELAKGALGKKILEQRKMKV; encoded by the coding sequence ATGGGTGTCTGTGGGAGCAAATCAGAGTCCAGCATTGGTTCCTCTGCGACTCCCGTGAGGAGAACTGCACCGGCCAAGAGAACCACCGCAACGGCTGCGCAACCACAAAGTAAGAGGAAAGCGGCCTCGAGCAGTACTCacaaggaaaagaaacaacCTACAGAGTCTCATGGTGTGACATTAGGAAGTGCCACGGACAATGGTGCTATCCCTGACGTGGTGTCGGATGACTTACACGAGACCAAGCAGCTCTCGCCAAGAGAGGCGGCCCGTCTTGCTGCAGAAAAGAGGGCCCAAGAGAGGGAACAAGAACTGGCCAAGGGTGCACTGGGGAAGAAAATACTGGAACAGCGGAAGATGAAGGTATGA
- the DAD3 gene encoding Dad3p (similar to Saccharomyces cerevisiae DAD3 (YBR233W-A); ancestral locus Anc_6.142): MSQDLTPLQQSVLEKYSSLSEALHDLDESIKELNRSKEGNSADVSADDVLQEMRAIETRIGLIGTLLKGSVYSLILQRGNDWNN; encoded by the coding sequence ATGAGCCAAGATTTGACGCCCCTGCAGCAGAGTGTTTTGGAGAAGTATTCCAGCCTGTCTGAAGCTTTGCACGATCTAGACGAGTCGATCAAAGAGCTGAACAGGTCGAAGGAGGGGAACAGCGCTGATGTCTCTGCAGACGATGTGTTGCAGGAGATGAGAGCGATAGAGACGCGGATAGGTCTAATTGGGACATTGTTGAAGGGGAGTGTCTACTCGTTGATTTTGCAGAGGGGAAACGACTGGAACAACTGA
- the TAF6 gene encoding TATA-binding protein-associated factor TAF6 (similar to Saccharomyces cerevisiae TAF6 (YGL112C); ancestral locus Anc_6.141) — translation MSNPQSYTIWSPQDTVKDVAESLGLDNINEDVLKALAMDVEYRILEIIEQAVKFKRHSKTEILTTDDIAKALRVLNVEPLYGYHDSVTAKNGTHNTAHGTAQSFQEGQPSFRKVNTSGGQQVYYLDEEEVDFDKLVNKPLPPLPRLPTFTTHWLAIEGVQPAILQNPNLNDIRTSLPPTTRGAIVTALNESNSLQTQPNASATTNGNGAAGTLQQQQREQHQLLASSVKPGQNIEVKPLVKHVLSKELQIYFNKIISALTVKDEATDDGDAQHMKLAALTSLKTDNGLHQLVPYFIQFIAEQITHNLSNLELLTTILEMIYSLLSNPSIFLEPYIHSLMPSILTLLLAKNLGGSSNGKGSPPATAGSTTAPPSIEEYNEQLDKANALRDFAASLLDYVLKKFPQVYKSLKPRVTRTLLKTFLDTNRVFGTYYGSLKGVTVLESESIRFFLGNLYNWSVLVFNEHDLTLGDFEGNEAIINKTKKFTDYEVQTLTKTVIDTLSVLKKDLPDIYEGKGGKVTDEEKDKLVKRCGVTIAAGILKRDDAKEYISAIFFGE, via the coding sequence ATGTCTAATCCACAATCATATACCATCTGGTCCCCGCAGGACACTGTGAAGGATGTTGCAGAGTCCTTAGGACTGGACAACATCAACGAGGATGTACTGAAAGCGCTGGCTATGGATGTTGAGTATCGTATTCTTGAAATCATTGAGCAGGCTGTGAAATTTAAAAGGCACTCGAAGACTGAAATCCTCACAACTGACGATATCGCTAAGGCTTTGAGAGTACTGAATGTTGAACCACTGTACGGGTACCACGACTCAGTCACAGCGAAGAATGGCACGCATAATACAGCGCATGGTACGGCCCAATCATTTCAGGAGGGGCAACCCTCCTTCAGGAAAGTTAATACTTCTGGAGGTCAACAAGTTTACTATttggatgaggaagaagtaGATTTCGATAAACTGGTCAATAAACCATTGCCACCACTTCCCAGGCTGCCCACATTCACAACTCATTGGTTGGCTATTGAAGGTGTGCAACCTGCCATCTTGCAAAACCCAAATCTAAACGATATAAGGACATCGCTACCACCCACAACGAGAGGCGCTATTGTCACGGCACTAAACGAAAGTAATAGTCTGCAGACACAACCAAACGCCTCTGCAACCACTAATGGTAATGGTGCAGCCGGTACACtgcagcaacaacaaagagAACAGCACCAGCTGTTAGCATCTTCTGTTAAACCTGGTCAGAACATAGAAGTCAAACCTTTGGTGAAACACGTTTTGTCGAAGGAGCTACAGATatacttcaacaagatcatATCAGCATTGACGGTTAAGGATGAAGCAACGGATGATGGGGACGCACAACACATGAAGCTAGCCGCGTTGACTTCCTTAAAGACTGACAACGGTCTACATCAGTTAGTGCCATATTTCATCCAGTTCATCGCGGAACAGATCACCCATAACTTGTCTAATCTAGAACTGTTAACTACTATCCTGGAGATGATTTACTCCCTGTTGAGTAATCCTTCCATCTTTTTAGAACCTTACATTCATTCGTTGATGCCTTCCATATTGACTTTACTCTTGGCCAAAAACCTCGGTGGGAGTTCCAATGGGAAAGGTTCTCCACCAGCCACTGCAGGTAGTACCACAGCACCCCCTAGCATAGAAGAATACAATGAACAATTGGATAAAGCAAATGCTTTACGCGATTTTGCAGCTTCGCTATTGGACTATGTGCTAAAGAAATTTCCTCAGGTTTACAAATCTTTAAAGCCTCGTGTGACAAGGACTTTATTGAAAACATTCTTGGACACGAATCGTGTTTTTGGGACATACTACGGGTCGTTGAAAGGTGTCACCGTGTTGGAGTCTGAATCTATCAGGTTTTTCTTGGGGAATTTATACAATTGGTCCGTGTTGGTCTTCAACGAACATGATCTGACCCTCGGGGATTTCGAGGGAAACGAAGCGATAATAAATAAAACCAAGAAGTTCACGGATTATGAGGTGCAGACTTTAACTAAAACCGTAATCGATACTCTTTCCGTTCTGAAGAAGGATTTGCCAGATATCTATGAAGGTAAAGGTGGAAAAGTCACCGATGAGGAAAAGGATAAACTGGTGAAACGTTGTGGGGTGACCATTGCTGCTGGGATACTGAAAAGGGATGATGCCAAAGAATATATCAGCGCAATTTTCTTTGGTGAGTAA
- the MLC1 gene encoding Mlc1p (similar to Saccharomyces cerevisiae MLC1 (YGL106W); ancestral locus Anc_6.151): MSRNNKDIFTLFDKKGEGAIGSPLVGDYLRAIGFNPTNQQVTELVGSKGTFTFEELNGLVSGNQELLDATTRGKPDDFIKAFQVFDKANTGKVSVGDLRYMLTGLGEKLSDNEVDELLKGVEVDSEGGIDYRRFIEDILRQ, translated from the coding sequence ATGTCTCGCAACAACAAGGATATATTTACGCTGTTTGACAAGAAGGGCGAAGGCGCAATTGGGAGCCCGTTGGTGGGGGACTACCTGCGTGCCATTGGGTTCAACCCAACGAATCAGCAAGTGACGGAGCTTGTTGGGTCCAAGGGGACGTTCACCTTTGAGGAGTTGAACGGGTTGGTCTCTGGGAACCAGGAATTGCTGGACGCTACTACGAGGGGCAAACCGGACGATTTCATCAAGGCGTTCCAAGTGTTTGACAAGGCGAACACTGGGAAGGTCTCTGTGGGGGATCTTAGATATATGCTGACCGGGCTGGGCGAGAAGCTATCCGATAACGAGGTGGATGAATTGCTGAAGGGCGTGGAGGTCGACTCTGAAGGTGGCATCGACTACAGAAGGTTCATCGAGGACATTTTGAGGCAGTGA